One part of the Sulfolobus tengchongensis genome encodes these proteins:
- a CDS encoding LSm family protein: protein MAETAHKVLAESLNNMVLVKLKGNKEVRGVLRSYDQHMNLVLSDSEEIQSDGSGKKLGTIVIRGDNVILISPLQTT, encoded by the coding sequence TTGGCAGAAACTGCTCACAAGGTGCTAGCAGAATCATTAAATAATATGGTATTAGTCAAACTAAAAGGAAACAAAGAAGTGAGAGGGGTACTAAGGAGTTATGATCAGCATATGAATTTAGTTCTGTCTGACTCAGAGGAAATACAGAGTGATGGCAGTGGTAAGAAGCTAGGAACTATAGTGATAAGAGGGGATAACGTAATCCTTATCTCACCCTTGCAAACTACATAA
- a CDS encoding ArsR family transcriptional regulator — protein sequence MTYKRNLTAKEKILLVLAEKGSCSLEELERYTGIKRNVLLVHLTQLAKEGIVYRGWGHFGGKTFRKYSLKSKYKEELKLDD from the coding sequence ATGACTTACAAAAGAAACCTTACAGCTAAGGAAAAAATTCTCCTAGTTCTCGCTGAAAAAGGTTCTTGTTCTTTGGAAGAATTGGAAAGGTATACAGGGATTAAGAGAAATGTCCTTTTAGTACATTTAACACAGCTTGCGAAAGAAGGAATAGTATATCGCGGTTGGGGTCACTTTGGAGGTAAAACTTTCAGAAAGTACTCTTTAAAATCGAAATATAAAGAAGAGCTTAAGCTGGACGATTAA
- a CDS encoding VirB4 family type IV secretion system protein — MALLDIFKSKNQKKTEQKTQKPKERPQKQLNVYQLEPGPFEILSDEERDQLEQKFLQILNVVDKGTIYIQASKTKYQYEDEEYEVLFNKFYLITEANLDYPKGELTRKKVKRALPRYVILEDNTLAQAAVFYKFPDLAPEGMLFEYFGLGDIVIKWESLDPVSAASAVDRSRKRLESLGSTDSIIIRKLEKVKQLQAIVGGQAKLLRLWAYLIIYGQNEAELKQKFMQARIIARSRLFDLDIPVFYQKALYNLETSVASFIPFTNTVKPVYVDTITASWEFYPLISEDLIDADGIFLGFSDSGSPVLFNPYMRNNHNIVILGETGSGKSMTLKILLKRMKEKYKIKIWGIDPENEYVKLAEILGFKGIVVQRGTKLGLDPVLMAKINVLNPEDIAELLAEFYLPDDIALRNRLRAAVFDVYDESSDLFDLIERIKNQDEQIYKYLEAAKTPPDVYIFEAEDKLETTENIVFGLREISGQGATRLKALITTLLAAIFQREAFSNREKGFVFVDEGWLFVNYPITMALLENLSRRARKYSKGLIFATQRPADVVNNDSGRTILEQSATVFLLRQRSQSLQVLKQTFALRDEEAQELLQAEPGHGILRTGNYLLRLYVQPSKEEFEAFKTTGEW; from the coding sequence ATGGCATTATTAGATATCTTTAAGAGTAAAAATCAAAAGAAGACTGAGCAAAAAACCCAGAAGCCAAAAGAAAGACCTCAGAAACAACTTAATGTCTATCAACTTGAGCCTGGGCCTTTCGAAATATTATCAGATGAAGAAAGAGATCAATTAGAACAGAAATTCCTCCAGATCCTTAACGTGGTTGATAAAGGCACAATCTATATACAAGCAAGTAAGACTAAGTACCAATACGAAGACGAAGAGTATGAAGTGCTTTTCAATAAATTTTACCTCATAACAGAGGCAAACCTAGATTATCCAAAAGGTGAACTGACAAGAAAGAAAGTAAAAAGGGCATTACCTAGGTATGTCATTCTCGAGGACAACACTCTAGCGCAAGCAGCAGTTTTCTACAAGTTCCCAGACTTAGCCCCTGAAGGTATGTTATTCGAGTATTTCGGTTTAGGAGACATAGTTATAAAATGGGAATCTCTGGATCCAGTTAGTGCTGCTTCAGCTGTTGACCGTTCTAGGAAGAGGCTAGAATCCCTAGGTAGTACAGATAGTATAATAATAAGGAAGTTAGAGAAAGTGAAACAATTACAAGCTATTGTAGGGGGACAAGCAAAGCTCCTAAGATTATGGGCTTATCTCATTATTTACGGTCAAAATGAAGCAGAGCTTAAGCAAAAATTCATGCAAGCTAGAATAATTGCAAGATCCAGACTATTCGATCTTGATATCCCAGTTTTCTATCAGAAAGCGTTATACAATCTTGAGACATCAGTAGCTTCCTTTATTCCCTTTACAAATACTGTTAAGCCCGTATACGTAGACACAATAACAGCTTCATGGGAATTCTACCCCTTAATTTCTGAAGATCTTATAGACGCTGACGGGATCTTCCTAGGATTTTCAGATTCAGGATCACCAGTACTGTTTAACCCTTATATGAGGAATAACCACAATATTGTGATTTTAGGAGAGACTGGTTCTGGGAAGTCAATGACTCTAAAGATTTTACTAAAGAGGATGAAAGAAAAGTACAAGATTAAGATATGGGGAATAGACCCTGAGAACGAATACGTGAAATTAGCAGAGATATTAGGCTTTAAAGGGATTGTAGTACAACGTGGTACAAAGCTAGGTTTGGATCCAGTTCTAATGGCGAAAATTAACGTCCTTAATCCTGAAGACATTGCCGAGCTATTAGCTGAATTCTATTTGCCTGACGACATTGCATTAAGAAATAGATTAAGAGCTGCTGTGTTCGATGTATATGACGAATCGAGTGATCTATTTGACTTGATAGAGAGAATAAAGAATCAAGATGAACAAATATATAAATATTTAGAGGCTGCTAAGACTCCTCCAGACGTCTATATTTTCGAAGCTGAGGATAAGTTAGAGACTACTGAAAATATTGTTTTTGGATTGCGTGAGATATCTGGGCAAGGAGCAACCAGACTAAAAGCACTCATAACTACCTTATTAGCAGCAATCTTTCAAAGAGAAGCATTCTCAAATAGAGAGAAAGGATTTGTATTTGTAGATGAAGGTTGGCTATTTGTTAACTACCCAATTACGATGGCTTTGTTAGAAAATCTTTCAAGAAGAGCTAGAAAGTACTCGAAAGGACTAATATTTGCTACCCAGCGTCCTGCAGATGTAGTAAATAACGATTCTGGCAGAACGATATTAGAGCAGAGTGCTACAGTATTTTTGCTTAGACAGAGATCACAGTCGTTGCAAGTGTTGAAGCAAACATTTGCATTGAGAGATGAAGAAGCTCAAGAACTTCTTCAAGCTGAGCCTGGTCATGGTATATTGCGTACGGGTAACTATTTGCTAAGACTATACGTTCAGCCATCAAAAGAGGAATTTGAGGCGTTCAAAACTACGGGTGAATGGTGA
- a CDS encoding ribbon-helix-helix domain-containing protein — protein sequence MRKKAIITYVDENIYEKLNELAIRKGASISQVVREIILHELNGDRNGEN from the coding sequence ATGAGAAAGAAGGCGATCATTACATACGTTGATGAAAATATATACGAGAAACTGAATGAACTTGCTATCCGTAAAGGAGCTTCCATTTCTCAAGTTGTAAGAGAAATTATATTGCACGAATTGAATGGTGATAGAAATGGCGAGAATTAG
- a CDS encoding winged helix DNA-binding protein codes for MSFVLSEHAKRKVLTEVQERVLLVLSDEFLTVTQVIDLTKTNSSAVLKAINELKEMGLIEEEREKEFPRRRFVKLTEKGKIVAQYLKEIDKILNEQS; via the coding sequence TTGTCGTTCGTTTTGTCAGAACACGCAAAACGAAAAGTATTAACAGAAGTACAAGAAAGAGTGTTGCTTGTTTTAAGTGATGAATTCTTAACGGTAACTCAGGTAATTGATTTGACGAAGACAAATTCTTCGGCGGTGTTGAAGGCAATTAATGAGCTAAAAGAGATGGGGTTAATTGAGGAAGAAAGAGAGAAAGAGTTCCCTAGACGAAGATTCGTAAAGTTGACTGAGAAGGGGAAAATTGTTGCTCAGTACTTAAAGGAAATAGATAAAATTCTCAATGAACAATCTTGA
- the tnpA gene encoding IS200/IS605 family transposase, whose amino-acid sequence MEYKSTRHVKYLCNYHFVWIPKYRRKLLASEVAEYTKEVLKSIAEELDCEVIALEVMPDHIHLFVNCPPRYAPSYLANYFKGKSARLILKKFPELRKYTNGKLWTRSYFVSTAGNISNETIKRYIEEQWAKEGEEG is encoded by the coding sequence GTGGAATATAAATCAACTAGGCATGTAAAATACCTCTGCAACTACCACTTCGTATGGATACCGAAATACCGCAGGAAATTGTTAGCGAGTGAAGTAGCTGAATATACTAAAGAGGTACTAAAGTCTATTGCTGAGGAGCTTGATTGCGAGGTAATAGCCCTAGAAGTAATGCCAGACCACATCCACCTCTTCGTCAACTGCCCACCGAGATATGCGCCATCATACCTAGCAAACTACTTCAAAGGAAAATCAGCAAGACTAATACTCAAAAAATTCCCAGAGTTGAGGAAGTACACTAACGGGAAGTTGTGGACTAGGAGCTACTTCGTATCAACTGCTGGTAACATATCAAACGAGACAATAAAGAGGTACATAGAAGAGCAATGGGCGAAAGAGGGTGAAGAGGGCTAA
- a CDS encoding RNA-guided endonuclease InsQ/TnpB family protein has protein sequence MKRANVVKLVLDKKTHERLKELAIATAKCWNEVNWLRMQQFREGKRVDFNETEKAVYAKYRSILKVNAQQVAKKNAEAWRSFFTLIKMKKEGKLPSWFKPRPPRYWKEDGKYKLVLVIRNDRYVINEERREIYLKDFHLTLKFKGKLKWKGKQGRLEIIYDEARKSWYAHIPVEFEHEAEKGNLTASIDLGIVNLATVYVEDGSWYLFKGGLVLSQYEYYSKKIQIIQKTLARHKQRRSRKLKLLFEKRKRFLKHALNSMVRKTMELLKEKGVGRLVVGHPKDIARRRGNKLTVNFWNYGYVIKRFKEVGEEVGIDVVEVDEAYTSKTCSLCGEAHENGRIKRGLFKCPRTGKVINADLNGAMNILHIPESRGARGRGQPLARDRGNGLKAQPVVYRWTNGAGWVCKAPTSYEVVRVKAVNHKPMNRPRGTLAL, from the coding sequence GTGAAGAGGGCTAACGTGGTTAAACTAGTCCTAGACAAGAAAACACACGAAAGGTTAAAGGAGTTAGCAATAGCCACCGCGAAGTGCTGGAACGAAGTTAACTGGCTAAGGATGCAACAGTTCAGGGAAGGGAAGAGGGTGGACTTCAATGAGACTGAGAAGGCTGTGTATGCTAAGTACAGATCTATACTCAAAGTTAACGCACAACAGGTAGCGAAGAAGAACGCCGAGGCTTGGAGGAGCTTCTTCACACTAATAAAGATGAAAAAGGAAGGCAAACTACCGAGCTGGTTCAAACCAAGACCTCCAAGGTACTGGAAGGAAGATGGTAAGTATAAGCTCGTCCTCGTTATTAGGAACGATAGGTACGTGATAAACGAAGAAAGAAGGGAAATCTACCTAAAGGACTTCCACCTCACCCTCAAGTTCAAGGGCAAGCTTAAGTGGAAGGGAAAACAAGGTAGGTTAGAAATAATATACGATGAGGCTAGGAAATCGTGGTATGCTCATATACCCGTAGAGTTTGAACATGAAGCAGAGAAGGGTAATTTAACAGCTTCTATAGACTTAGGGATAGTTAACCTAGCTACCGTCTACGTCGAAGACGGATCATGGTATTTATTCAAAGGTGGCTTAGTCCTATCCCAGTACGAGTATTATAGCAAGAAGATACAAATCATACAAAAGACCCTAGCAAGGCATAAGCAGAGGAGGAGTAGGAAGCTAAAACTCTTATTTGAGAAGAGGAAAAGGTTCCTCAAACACGCTTTGAACAGTATGGTGAGGAAGACAATGGAGCTGTTGAAGGAGAAAGGAGTAGGTAGACTTGTAGTAGGGCATCCGAAAGACATAGCAAGGCGTCGCGGGAACAAACTAACGGTTAACTTCTGGAATTACGGCTATGTTATCAAGAGGTTTAAAGAGGTTGGGGAAGAAGTTGGTATAGATGTGGTTGAGGTTGATGAGGCGTATACTTCAAAAACTTGTTCCCTGTGCGGGGAAGCCCATGAAAATGGGCGTATTAAACGTGGTCTCTTTAAGTGTCCCCGCACGGGGAAGGTAATAAATGCGGACTTAAATGGTGCAATGAATATTCTACATATCCCCGAGTCCCGAGGAGCTAGGGGGAGAGGGCAACCCCTAGCGAGGGATAGGGGTAATGGGCTGAAGGCCCAGCCCGTGGTCTACCGCTGGACGAATGGAGCGGGGTGGGTGTGTAAAGCACCTACTAGCTATGAAGTTGTGAGGGTGAAGGCGGTAAACCACAAACCTATGAACCGCCCTAGGGGAACCCTCGCCCTTTAG
- a CDS encoding helicase C-terminal domain-containing protein, whose protein sequence is MEITLREWQKQKFDEALNALKTKKTLLLNVTTGAGKTLFTLLLGKALHKKILFLTRTHSEFEAVRREAERLGLKITYLFGKNSVCPYATDDIKPEDIECRECVLRDKIKDLSGLKPSQILQLSKDASDFCPYHSLRALITKVDVIVASYMYFFNPFLRRKIVCGSQDCIKPDELLVIVDEAHNLINGDEWFSKKIGKKTVNNALKELDEVESNTNNDLSDVRAFLVELGKFLENIVDEGGCRELPLYPKPSAEVLLQIHKASLSYLNMIKGPIKRSYLRSVYDFFNTEGDTFNCNGKLMVIPSDTIEMIKESFNFADKRVLMSGTLPDLGLEGYRINVEVRLGKAEYYYCSYVNSRVRYRRANAEKYAEIIKKVYDGASSNILVFFPSYDFKSEVKKYLNGLPVLEESKRITHEEILELMKEGKYAVLLVMRAKESEGVEFRDEGNRNLFSDMVLAGLPYPDVSDALIKRRIEKLSKVTKKTEEEVAKELTLITIKQTIGRAFRDPNDFVKVYLCDSRYKEYFSDLGISEKEIKLFG, encoded by the coding sequence ATGGAAATAACTTTGAGGGAATGGCAGAAACAGAAATTTGATGAAGCTTTGAACGCTTTAAAGACTAAAAAGACGCTCCTTCTCAATGTAACTACCGGAGCCGGAAAAACACTATTTACACTACTGTTAGGTAAAGCACTGCATAAGAAGATCCTATTCCTCACAAGAACGCATAGTGAGTTTGAGGCAGTGAGGAGGGAAGCGGAGAGATTAGGGCTTAAAATAACCTACTTATTCGGAAAGAACTCCGTATGCCCTTATGCTACCGATGATATCAAACCTGAGGACATAGAGTGCAGGGAATGTGTTTTAAGGGATAAAATTAAGGACTTAAGCGGATTAAAGCCATCGCAAATACTCCAATTAAGTAAAGACGCTTCAGACTTTTGCCCCTACCACTCTCTTAGGGCTTTAATAACTAAGGTAGACGTTATCGTAGCTTCCTACATGTACTTCTTCAACCCCTTTCTGAGGAGGAAGATAGTATGCGGGTCACAAGACTGTATTAAACCGGACGAGCTCTTAGTAATTGTAGATGAAGCTCACAATTTGATCAATGGGGATGAGTGGTTTTCTAAGAAGATAGGCAAAAAGACTGTAAACAATGCATTGAAGGAGTTGGATGAGGTAGAGAGCAATACGAATAACGATTTGAGTGATGTTAGGGCATTTCTCGTAGAACTGGGTAAGTTTTTGGAAAATATAGTGGATGAGGGAGGGTGTAGGGAATTGCCTTTGTATCCTAAACCTTCAGCTGAAGTCTTACTGCAAATCCATAAAGCCTCATTATCTTACCTTAATATGATAAAAGGACCTATTAAGAGGTCTTATTTGAGGTCAGTATACGATTTCTTTAATACTGAAGGGGACACGTTTAACTGCAACGGAAAGCTCATGGTAATCCCTTCAGATACTATAGAGATGATAAAAGAGTCATTCAATTTTGCAGATAAAAGGGTATTAATGAGCGGTACTTTGCCGGATTTGGGTTTAGAAGGATATAGGATAAACGTTGAAGTTAGATTGGGGAAAGCGGAATATTATTACTGCAGTTATGTTAATTCGAGGGTCAGGTACAGGAGGGCTAACGCTGAAAAATATGCAGAAATCATAAAAAAGGTCTATGATGGGGCTTCCTCAAATATCTTGGTTTTCTTTCCCAGTTATGATTTTAAGAGTGAGGTGAAGAAGTACCTTAACGGTTTACCCGTGTTAGAGGAGAGTAAGAGGATAACTCATGAGGAAATACTGGAGCTTATGAAGGAGGGGAAATATGCGGTACTTTTGGTTATGAGGGCAAAGGAAAGTGAGGGAGTGGAGTTTAGAGATGAGGGTAATAGGAACTTATTTAGTGATATGGTGCTTGCTGGTTTGCCTTATCCAGATGTCAGTGATGCTTTAATTAAGAGAAGAATTGAGAAACTATCTAAGGTTACTAAGAAGACTGAGGAGGAAGTTGCAAAGGAACTTACACTAATTACTATAAAGCAGACTATCGGCAGAGCGTTCAGGGATCCTAACGATTTTGTAAAAGTATATCTCTGTGATTCAAGGTATAAGGAGTACTTTTCTGACTTGGGTATTTCAGAAAAAGAGATTAAGCTTTTTGGATAA
- a CDS encoding ParB N-terminal domain-containing protein, translated as MSKLKEYKTISIDLIKEVEEFKNFIPENNMYDKIKEDIAKNGIKVPLIANQNYELINGYTRLKIARELGIKEVPVAIYETDGRADEYDLLVSTNLTQRQLSRAQALALIEKAVEEKMKMLKNNQSDNNNSKETKVESPQTQLSSNNREKIEKVTNNESKVERGTRSTFSNNEKKIQSLTDLRNAVKEELKKYNVRIDDRTLDYYIRIKENAPWLTDYILKGKLGIDPAYKIYTKLQEMGLLDAVAKLPPYERNALLTDGRKIILNGRKDLLEEIVNHRMAVSQAISKLKTDEKVEKLQKAKKSSKSRVKEDLGETNEEEEDESEEEERELDENEEYPLLEEWKKANEELKQEEEEKQQLTPQLNGQLLVKQEVTESKTQNDFLNDLKTKGFAELPLEIALIKVEGKCYAINVGALRDLEQGLPEKWKDLEAFLNKYGIIIPDEVEGIYVIPWKLLGRCSEWK; from the coding sequence ATGAGTAAGCTGAAGGAGTACAAAACGATTTCTATCGATCTCATTAAGGAAGTTGAGGAGTTTAAGAACTTCATACCGGAAAATAACATGTATGATAAGATTAAGGAGGACATAGCTAAGAATGGGATAAAAGTACCGCTCATTGCTAATCAAAATTATGAGCTGATTAACGGATACACTCGCCTAAAGATAGCCAGAGAGCTGGGAATTAAGGAAGTTCCAGTAGCTATTTACGAGACTGATGGAAGAGCTGATGAATACGATTTACTGGTATCTACAAATCTTACTCAAAGGCAATTAAGCAGGGCTCAAGCATTAGCATTGATCGAAAAAGCAGTAGAGGAAAAGATGAAAATGCTAAAAAATAATCAGAGTGACAATAATAATTCTAAAGAGACAAAAGTTGAGTCTCCCCAGACTCAACTTAGCTCGAATAACAGAGAAAAAATTGAAAAAGTTACAAATAATGAGAGTAAAGTTGAACGGGGTACCCGTTCAACTTTTAGCAATAATGAGAAAAAAATTCAAAGCCTCACTGATTTAAGGAATGCTGTAAAAGAAGAGCTAAAGAAGTATAACGTAAGGATCGATGATAGAACATTAGACTACTATATAAGGATTAAGGAGAATGCACCTTGGCTAACCGATTATATCCTAAAAGGAAAACTGGGAATAGATCCTGCCTACAAAATCTATACTAAACTTCAAGAAATGGGCTTATTAGACGCAGTAGCTAAGTTACCTCCTTATGAGAGGAACGCATTACTAACTGATGGCAGAAAGATAATATTGAATGGAAGGAAGGACTTACTGGAGGAGATAGTAAACCATAGAATGGCAGTCTCACAAGCTATTAGCAAATTAAAGACCGATGAAAAGGTAGAGAAACTGCAAAAAGCCAAGAAAAGTAGTAAGTCCAGGGTAAAGGAAGACTTAGGTGAAACTAATGAGGAAGAGGAGGATGAAAGTGAAGAAGAGGAGAGAGAGTTAGATGAAAATGAAGAATATCCGCTTCTCGAGGAGTGGAAGAAGGCTAATGAGGAACTAAAACAAGAGGAAGAAGAAAAACAACAGTTAACTCCCCAGTTAAACGGGCAACTCTTAGTAAAACAAGAGGTAACTGAAAGTAAAACCCAGAATGATTTCCTAAACGACTTAAAGACTAAGGGGTTTGCAGAACTACCGTTAGAAATAGCACTAATTAAGGTTGAAGGGAAATGCTACGCAATAAACGTAGGAGCTTTACGTGATTTGGAGCAGGGACTTCCAGAGAAGTGGAAGGATCTTGAAGCCTTCTTGAACAAATACGGCATTATAATCCCGGATGAGGTTGAAGGAATCTACGTTATCCCGTGGAAACTGTTAGGAAGGTGTAGTGAATGGAAATAA
- a CDS encoding DUF4364 family protein, giving the protein MLDPLSNEAKILLTLIDKKSKSRRQISKETNIPYQTVANVIARLVEYGFVELERIEDNEKFYKITEKGAKELSESVSKERKDIEKLLKITEVVQ; this is encoded by the coding sequence ATGTTAGATCCGCTCTCTAATGAAGCAAAAATACTCCTAACCCTAATAGATAAGAAAAGCAAAAGCAGAAGACAAATATCGAAAGAGACTAATATACCATACCAGACAGTAGCAAACGTAATAGCTAGATTAGTAGAATACGGATTTGTAGAGCTTGAAAGAATAGAAGATAACGAGAAGTTCTATAAAATTACTGAAAAAGGAGCCAAGGAGCTTTCTGAATCTGTAAGTAAGGAAAGGAAAGACATAGAAAAGTTACTGAAGATCACGGAGGTGGTTCAATGA
- a CDS encoding conjugal transfer protein, whose product MNKEIEIPFVNAEGYSVPLIKVRMECPKSGEDVLIYALPDSGSRFSLINRRTLNECFNNLEDHYFDTIILTNLNLHTKRYKLKFHFLELNKNVEIPVAVADFGVYEGVFPSLILGREDFFSKMLICFDRNVRLIIKVDDS is encoded by the coding sequence ATGAATAAAGAAATAGAGATCCCTTTCGTTAATGCTGAGGGATACTCAGTACCTTTAATAAAAGTAAGGATGGAGTGTCCTAAGTCTGGAGAAGATGTTTTGATATACGCATTACCAGATAGCGGTAGTAGATTTTCTTTAATAAATAGGAGAACGTTAAACGAGTGTTTTAATAATCTAGAAGATCATTACTTTGATACCATCATATTAACAAATCTAAATTTACATACAAAAAGGTATAAATTAAAATTTCATTTCTTAGAGCTAAATAAAAATGTTGAAATACCAGTTGCAGTAGCCGATTTCGGTGTATATGAAGGAGTTTTTCCTAGCCTTATTTTAGGTAGGGAAGATTTCTTTTCAAAGATGTTGATATGTTTTGACAGAAACGTTAGATTAATCATAAAGGTGGATGATTCTTAA
- a CDS encoding SWIM zinc finger family protein, whose protein sequence is MISTQIPSKSMIKRIDVFYTLGEGVIVSADIESKSRPNLTHYTRLVIDPITMKVIKSSCDCEGYTFKHKCWHIRALEDLTSTELRNEIEKARNEMLREEEEIASWGKEEVELYKS, encoded by the coding sequence ATGATTTCCACACAAATCCCCTCAAAATCCATGATTAAGAGAATAGATGTTTTTTACACATTAGGTGAAGGTGTAATCGTAAGTGCAGATATAGAAAGTAAGTCCAGACCAAATTTAACACACTATACTAGGCTAGTAATAGACCCCATAACAATGAAAGTTATCAAAAGCAGTTGCGATTGTGAGGGATATACATTCAAACATAAATGCTGGCACATCAGAGCATTAGAGGACTTAACTAGTACTGAACTAAGGAATGAAATAGAGAAGGCAAGGAATGAAATGTTGAGAGAGGAAGAAGAAATTGCAAGTTGGGGTAAAGAGGAGGTTGAGCTGTATAAAAGCTAA
- a CDS encoding transposase, with translation MKRANVVKLVLDKKTHERLKELAIATAKCWNEVNWLRMQQFREGKRVDFNETEKAVYAKYRSILKVNAQQVAKKNAEAWRSFFTLIKMKKEGKLPSWFKPRPPRYWKEDGKYKLVLVIRNDRYVINEERREIYLKDFHLTLKFKGKLKWKGKQGRLEIIYDEARKSWYAHIPVEFEHEAEKGNLTASIDLGIVNLATVYVEDGSWYLFKGGLVLSQYEYYSKKIQIIQKTLARHKQRRSRKLKLLFEKRKRFLKHALNSMVRKTMELLKEKGVGRLVVGHPKDIARRRGNKLTVNFWNYGYVIKRFKEVGEEVGIDVVEVDEAYTSKTCSLCGEAHENGRIKRGLFKCPRTGKVINADLNGAMNILHIPESRGARGRGQPLARDRGNGLKAQPVVYRWTNGAGWVQKAPTSYEVMKMKAVNHKPMNRPRGTLAL, from the coding sequence GTGAAGAGGGCTAACGTGGTTAAACTAGTCCTAGACAAGAAAACACACGAAAGGTTAAAGGAGTTAGCAATAGCCACCGCGAAGTGCTGGAACGAAGTTAACTGGCTAAGGATGCAACAGTTCAGGGAAGGGAAGAGGGTGGACTTCAATGAGACTGAGAAGGCTGTGTATGCTAAGTACAGATCTATACTCAAAGTTAACGCACAACAGGTAGCGAAGAAGAACGCCGAGGCTTGGAGGAGCTTCTTCACACTAATAAAGATGAAAAAGGAAGGCAAACTACCGAGCTGGTTCAAACCAAGACCTCCAAGGTACTGGAAGGAAGATGGTAAGTATAAGCTCGTCCTCGTTATTAGGAACGATAGGTACGTGATAAACGAAGAAAGAAGGGAAATCTACCTAAAGGACTTCCACCTCACCCTCAAGTTCAAGGGCAAGCTTAAGTGGAAGGGAAAACAAGGTAGGTTAGAAATAATATACGATGAGGCTAGGAAATCGTGGTATGCTCATATACCCGTAGAGTTTGAACATGAAGCAGAGAAGGGTAATTTAACAGCTTCTATAGACTTAGGGATAGTTAACCTAGCTACCGTCTACGTCGAAGACGGATCATGGTATTTATTCAAAGGTGGCTTAGTCCTATCCCAGTACGAGTATTATAGCAAGAAGATACAAATCATACAAAAGACCCTAGCAAGGCATAAGCAGAGGAGGAGTAGGAAGCTAAAACTCTTATTTGAGAAGAGGAAAAGGTTCCTCAAACACGCTTTGAACAGTATGGTGAGGAAGACAATGGAGCTGTTGAAGGAGAAAGGAGTAGGTAGACTTGTAGTAGGGCATCCGAAAGACATAGCAAGGCGTCGCGGGAACAAACTAACGGTTAACTTCTGGAATTACGGCTATGTTATCAAGAGGTTTAAAGAGGTTGGGGAAGAAGTTGGTATAGATGTGGTTGAGGTTGATGAGGCGTATACTTCAAAAACTTGTTCCCTGTGCGGGGAAGCCCATGAAAATGGGCGTATTAAACGTGGTCTCTTTAAGTGTCCCCGCACGGGGAAGGTAATAAATGCGGACTTAAATGGTGCAATGAATATTCTACATATCCCCGAGTCCCGAGGAGCTAGGGGGAGAGGGCAACCCCTAGCGAGGGATAGGGGTAATGGGCTGAAGGCCCAGCCCGTGGTCTACCGCTGGACGAATGGAGCGGGGTGGGTGCAAAAAGCACCCACTAGCTATGAAGTGATGAAAATGAAGGCGGTAAACCACAAACCTATGAACCGCCCTAGGGGAACCCTCGCCCTTTAG